TTAAACGACGAGTTGAAACTGGAAGTGCAAATCGGAAATCAGACGCCTAATGCGCTTTTAAACATACTGACGCAAAACGGGCAGGTAACCCATTTTGTGGAAAAAATTCCAAGTGTGAACGATATTTTTATTCAAACAGTAAGTCAGAAATAATGAGTGTTTTAGCCTTAATTATAAAGAGAGAATTTATCGCCAAAGTGCGTAATAAGTCATTCATTGTAATGACGTTCCTGAGTCCGTTATTAATTGTCGGGATGTCATTCTTAATCGGCTATCTGGCGAGTATGAATGATGATGAAGTGAAAAAAATCGCCATTCATGATGAAGCCGGAATTTTAAAACAGGATTTTAAGAATACCAAAAAAATAACCTACGTTGACCTGTCGGCTATGCCGCTGAAAACCGCTAAGGATACCGCCAGTAAAAATTATGAAGGAATGATCTACGTTCCGAAAGTGGCCGATCCGAAAGAATTGCTGAACAAAGTAGAATACATTTCCGACGACAGTCCGAATATGGATTTCATTGTCGAGGTAGAAAAGGTTATCGATAATCAGCTGACAAGAGGAAACCTGAAAGCGCTGGGTTTTGACTATGATAAAATTGAAAAAGCCAAAACAAATGCCAACATCCATTTAACCAGCTTTAATGGAGAAGAGCGTTTTAAATGGCTGAATATCATGAAAGTTGTTATTGGCGGTGCTTTTGGTTACCTGATTATGATGTTCATTATCATCTACGGAAACTTTGTAATGCGCAGCGTTATTGAAGAAAAGACAAACCGTATTATCGAAATTATTATATCGTCTGTAAAACCTTTCCAGCTGATGATGGGTAAAATCATCGGGAACTCGCTGGCCGGTATTCTGCAGTTTGCAATATGGGCGATAGTGGGAGTGATCCTGCTGGTTGGGGTTTCCTCATTCTTTGGCATCCAGACCGGTACGCAGGCAACTGTGGATCCGGAAATGCTGAATGCAGCACAACAGGAAATGGGTGGAACGATCCAGGCATATATCAGAGAAATTTTCAACCTTCCTTTGGGAACACTGGTAAGCTGTTTTGTAATCTACTTTATTGGCGGTTACTTTTTATACAGCTCCCTTTATGCGGCAATCGGCGCTGCAGTAGATAGCGAAACCGATTCGCAGCAATTTTTACTGCCTATTCTGATGCCGATGATGTTAGGGGTTTATGTTGGTTTTTTCACGGTGATGAACGATCCGCACGGAACCGTTGCAACGGTTTTCTCCATTATACCGTTAACCTCACCAATAGTTATGCTGATGCGGATTCCGTTTGGCGTGCCTTGGTGGCAATTGGTACTTTCCATAGCATTGCTGTTCGGAACATTCCTGTTAGTGGTGTGGTTTGCATCAAAAATCTACAGAGTCGGAATCCTGATGTACGGTAAAAAACCAACCTGGAAAGAATTATTCAAATGGTTAAAATATTAAACTAAGGAATGTTGGATGAATTAAAAGACATACTCGGATTTAAATTAATAGACACCAGAAATATCGATTTTTCGGTAGTGAATTTAATTGTCCTGGTGGTGGCTTTAATGATGACGGGAGTCATTTTAAAATTCATCCTGAAAGTAATTACCCGGAAGATACCGGCAGAAGACAAAAACAAATTTGTAAGCGTATTCCAGTTTTTTAAATACATCGTTTACCTGTTCGTAGTCATGTTTACACTCCATTCATCCGGAGTGAACATGAATGTCTTTTTAACCGCTTCGGCGGCGCTTTTTGTAGGGATCGGACTGGCATTGCAAACCTTTTTCCAGGATATTATTTCCGGAATACTGATGATCCTGGACCAGTCGTTGCACATTGGCGATATTATTGAAGTAGACGGAAAAGTGGGACAGGTAACGGAAATCCGGTTGCGAACAACAAGAGCCGTAACCCGTAACGACAGGGTGATGATCATCCCGAATCATAAGTTTATGAGTGAAACCCTGTTTAACTGGACACAGAACAACAGTACAAACCGGGATCAGGTATCGGTGGGAGTGGCTTACGGAAGTGATGTGCGGCTGGTTAAAAAATTACTGGAAGACTGTGTGAGAGAAACCGAAGGCGTTTTAACAGACAAAGAGGTGATTGCGATCTTTGAAGATTTCGGAGATTCTGCCCTCAGTTTTTCCGTTTTCTTTTATGTGGGCAACGGAATGAGAACACCGAGGGTTCAGAGTGAGATCCGCTTTAAAATAGAAGAGGCTTTTCGACAACATAAAATTTCGATTCCTTTTCCGCAGAGTGAGGTTACCATTATAAACCGGCAAAATAAAGCCTGATGAAAGCAGTTTAGCATAAACTTCACAAACTTTATTTTGCTTTTTGCTATTTTAGCAAGAGATAAATATTCAAAAACGAATCATAAAATGCCTAAGATATTAATAATAGAAGACGAAGCAGCTATCCGGAGAGTATTGACAAAAATACTGTCTGAGGAGAATGATACCTATATCGTTGAAGAAGCGGAAGACGGACTTAAGGGATTGGAAAAGATTAAAAATGAAGATTACGATCTGGTACTTTGTGATATCAAGATGCCCAAGATGGATGGAGAAGAAGTGCTGGAAGCGGTAAAAAAGATAAAACCGGAAATTCCGATGGTGATGATCTCCGGACACGGCGATCTTGAAACAGCGGTTAATACCATGCGTTTGGGAGCATTTGACTATATTTCCAAACCGCCCGATTTAAACCGTTTGCTAAATACGGTCCGCAATGCCTTAGACAGAAAACAACTCGTTGTTGAAAATAAAATACTAAAGAAAAAAGTCAGTAAAAACTACGAGATGATCGGGAATAGCGAGCCTATTAACCATATCAAGGAGATTATTGACAAAGTAGCGCCCACAGAAGCGCGGGTACTGATAACCGGACCTAACGGAACCGGAAAAGAACTTGTTGCCCACCAGCTGCATGAAAAAAGCGAACGGGCTGCGGCACCCTTGATAGAAGTGAACTGTGCTGCGATTCCGTCCGAATTGATCGAAAGTGAATTATTTGGTCACGTAAAAGGAGCTTTTACTTCGGCTGTAAAGGATCGTGCCGGAAAGTTTGAAGCGGCCGATAAGGGAACCATCTTCCTGGATGAAATAGGCGATATGAGCCTTCCAGCCCAGGCAAAAGTACTGAGAGCTTTACAGGAAAACATGATTACCCGTGTAGGGGCGGATAAAGACATAAAAGTAGATGTCCGTATTGTGGCAGCAACCAATAAAGACCTTAAAAAAGAAATTGAAGAAGGACGCTTTAGAGAAGATTTATACCACCGTCTGGCGGTAATCTTAATTAAAGTACCGGCGCTTAACGACAGAAGAGACGATATCCCGTTGCTGGTAAAACACTTTGCCGAAAAAATTGCTTCCGAACAGGGAAATACGGCAAAGAAATTTTCGGCTGCCGCAGTAAAACTGTTACAGGAATACGACTGGACCGGAAATATCCGGGAACTGCGCAATGTGATTGAACGGTTAATCATTTTAGGCGGAGCGGAAATATCGGAGAATGACGTGAAAATGTTCGCGAGCAAATAGCAATAAGTAGTAAAAAATAAAAGACAGCAGCGCAAGCTTCTGTTCCTTTCTTTATACAGATGAAATTAAAAAAGATAAATGAAAAACTGGCATTAGCCTTGTCAGAAAACGGGATTCAAACGCCTAATGAAATACAGAAAGACTGCTTCGGAACCCTTAAAAGCGGAGCCGATGCGGTAGTTATCATGCCGTCAAAAGGAGGTAAAACCACCACAATTGTTTATACCGTTATCCAGAAACTGGAAAAAGCCGAAGGCGAATCGACCAGAGCCCTGATCATGGTGAAAGACAAGGAAGAAGTGCTGAAAATGGTTGAACTGTTTAAAAAGTTTGGCAATTACCATGACCTTCGTGTTTTTGGAACACATGATAAAGGGGATATCGATTATGATAAAAACCACATTTCACTGGGAATTGATGTTCTTATCGGGACACCGACAAAAATCAATGCCATGTTCTCTTCGGCAGGATTCAACATGAACACGATTAAGATGTTTGTGATCGATGATTCCGATGAACTTTTCAAACTGCGTATGGATGCCGTCGTATTGCGCCTGTCGAGCAGTATTGAAAAAACACAGCGTTTGTTCTTCTCGGAAAACCTGACCGAAAGAGTAGAAGTGCTGGCTGATAAAATCATGATCGAACCGTATCTGTTCGGTGTAGACGATTATGAAGAGGATGAAGACGAAAATTTATACATATAATTATGGGAATGATGAAAGTGTTTTCAGGGAGTGAAACTTTAGCACTCACTTTGCAAACAAAACTGGAAGAAGCCGGCGTGGATACCATTGTTAAAAACAATGTTCAAACGGCAAAAGTGAGCGGTGCCGGAGCAAAAGGCCTGGCGGTTGAAGTGTTTATCAATGAAGCTTATTTTGCAAAAGCAAATCCCGTTATTGAAGCCTTCAGGATGAGTCTTGGATAGCCAGGAGAATAGAGTATTACAACAAAAGCCGGTCGATAAAGCCGGCTTTTGTTTTTCAAACAACCGGAAATTTCAGTAAAGAATAAAAAAGCTGTAAACTCTGCTGTTAAGAAACTGAATAACTGTTCAATAAAAAACTATCTTTGCGCCTTTAAAAATAAAAAGCATAACAC
This region of Flavobacterium inviolabile genomic DNA includes:
- a CDS encoding ABC transporter permease produces the protein MSVLALIIKREFIAKVRNKSFIVMTFLSPLLIVGMSFLIGYLASMNDDEVKKIAIHDEAGILKQDFKNTKKITYVDLSAMPLKTAKDTASKNYEGMIYVPKVADPKELLNKVEYISDDSPNMDFIVEVEKVIDNQLTRGNLKALGFDYDKIEKAKTNANIHLTSFNGEERFKWLNIMKVVIGGAFGYLIMMFIIIYGNFVMRSVIEEKTNRIIEIIISSVKPFQLMMGKIIGNSLAGILQFAIWAIVGVILLVGVSSFFGIQTGTQATVDPEMLNAAQQEMGGTIQAYIREIFNLPLGTLVSCFVIYFIGGYFLYSSLYAAIGAAVDSETDSQQFLLPILMPMMLGVYVGFFTVMNDPHGTVATVFSIIPLTSPIVMLMRIPFGVPWWQLVLSIALLFGTFLLVVWFASKIYRVGILMYGKKPTWKELFKWLKY
- a CDS encoding mechanosensitive ion channel family protein: MLDELKDILGFKLIDTRNIDFSVVNLIVLVVALMMTGVILKFILKVITRKIPAEDKNKFVSVFQFFKYIVYLFVVMFTLHSSGVNMNVFLTASAALFVGIGLALQTFFQDIISGILMILDQSLHIGDIIEVDGKVGQVTEIRLRTTRAVTRNDRVMIIPNHKFMSETLFNWTQNNSTNRDQVSVGVAYGSDVRLVKKLLEDCVRETEGVLTDKEVIAIFEDFGDSALSFSVFFYVGNGMRTPRVQSEIRFKIEEAFRQHKISIPFPQSEVTIINRQNKA
- a CDS encoding sigma-54-dependent transcriptional regulator → MPKILIIEDEAAIRRVLTKILSEENDTYIVEEAEDGLKGLEKIKNEDYDLVLCDIKMPKMDGEEVLEAVKKIKPEIPMVMISGHGDLETAVNTMRLGAFDYISKPPDLNRLLNTVRNALDRKQLVVENKILKKKVSKNYEMIGNSEPINHIKEIIDKVAPTEARVLITGPNGTGKELVAHQLHEKSERAAAPLIEVNCAAIPSELIESELFGHVKGAFTSAVKDRAGKFEAADKGTIFLDEIGDMSLPAQAKVLRALQENMITRVGADKDIKVDVRIVAATNKDLKKEIEEGRFREDLYHRLAVILIKVPALNDRRDDIPLLVKHFAEKIASEQGNTAKKFSAAAVKLLQEYDWTGNIRELRNVIERLIILGGAEISENDVKMFASK
- a CDS encoding DEAD/DEAH box helicase, which encodes MKLKKINEKLALALSENGIQTPNEIQKDCFGTLKSGADAVVIMPSKGGKTTTIVYTVIQKLEKAEGESTRALIMVKDKEEVLKMVELFKKFGNYHDLRVFGTHDKGDIDYDKNHISLGIDVLIGTPTKINAMFSSAGFNMNTIKMFVIDDSDELFKLRMDAVVLRLSSSIEKTQRLFFSENLTERVEVLADKIMIEPYLFGVDDYEEDEDENLYI
- a CDS encoding putative signal transducing protein, with amino-acid sequence MGMMKVFSGSETLALTLQTKLEEAGVDTIVKNNVQTAKVSGAGAKGLAVEVFINEAYFAKANPVIEAFRMSLG